The following proteins are encoded in a genomic region of Notolabrus celidotus isolate fNotCel1 chromosome 19, fNotCel1.pri, whole genome shotgun sequence:
- the slc35e4 gene encoding solute carrier family 35 member E4, translated as MINADGFSKCEATLQDPGRRRRPPAEMLHLLSAVIVWLVTGTTISSLNKWIFAVYNFRYPLLLSALHMLTAIVVDYGLIKLRVVRHKGAGEQDLTPSAKSKVFWLSLTFCASIAFGNMGLNYVQLSFAQMIYTTTPLFTLAISTLILGKQHHIIKYTAMMPICLGASFSIMGEVQFDQTGCFFVFAATMLRGVKSIQQSILLQEEKINSVFLLYLMSIPSFCILAVAALALENWAMIESPLHYDCHLWVFILLSCLGSVMYNLASCCVITLTSAVTLHILGNLSVVGNLLLSQLLFGSELSTLSCAGAVLTLSGMLIYQNSEFIVSFLDARRAKAKESEHTGFHAAGGEDLDKGCASDAAYHQQRTDRKPEDKMD; from the exons ATGATCAACGCCGATGGCTTCTCTAAATGCGAGGCGACCCTGCAAGACccaggcaggaggaggaggccacCCGCAGAGATGCTCCATCTGCTTTCAGCTGTTATTGTTTGGCTGGTGACAGGAACCACCATCTCCAGCCTCAACAAATGGATATTCGCCGTTTACAACTTCAGGTAccctctgctgctgtcagcGCTGCACATGCTGACAGCCATAGTGGTGGACTATGGGCTCATCAAACTGAGGGTAGTCCGCCACAAAGGGGCCGGAGAGCAGGACCTGACCCCCAGCGCAAAATCTAAGGTGTTCTGGTTGAGTCTGACATTTTGTGCCAGTATCGCCTTTGGaaacatgggtctgaactatGTCCAGCTGTCTTTTGCACAAATGATCTACACCACCACGCCGCTTTTTACCCTGGCTATCTCCACGCTGATCCTGGGCAAGCAGCATCACATCATCAAATACACAGCCATGATGCCCATCTGCCTGGGAGCGTCCTTCAGCATCATGGGAGAGGTCCAGTTTGATCAGACCGGTTGCTTCTTTGTATTTGCAGCGACCATGTTGAGAGGTGTCAAGTCCATTCAGCAGA GTATCCTTCTCCAGGAGGAGAAAATCAACTCTGTGTTCCTGCTCTACCTGATGTCCATTCCTAGCTTCTGCATCTTAGCCGTGGCTGCTCTGGCTTTAGAGAACTGGGCCATGATCGAGTCCCCGTTGCATTACGACTGCCACCTGTGGGTCTTCATCCTGCTCAGCTGCCTTGGCTCAGTCATGTACAACCTGGCCAGCTGCTGCGTCATCACTCTCACCTCGGCCGTCACTCTGCATATCCTCGGCAACCTGAGCGTGGTGGGAAACCTGCTGTTGTCTCAGCTGCTGTTCGGCAGCGAGCTGTCCACCCTCAGCTGCGCCGGCGCCGTGCTGACCCTGTCTGGTATGCTTATCTATCAGAACTCTGAGTTTATCGTGAGCTTTCTGGACGCCCGCAGGGCCAAAGCTAAAGAGTCTGAACATACGGGTTTTCACGCTGCGGGTGGAGAGGACTTGGATAAAGGTTGTGCGTCTGACGCAGCATATCATCAGCAGAGGACGGACAGGAAACCGGAAGATAAGATGGACTGA
- the smtna gene encoding smoothelin yields MESKKDGGSASVTSEELAAIEDEDVLNKMLDNAADFEERRMIRTALRDLMKKKRDKREQERGSRQQDLRQQGLSKGGTTGGAVSVGRASMHQQPPTNKASSQPSPSASTPSNRTAGGQASPSSAASAQKCPPAAAPNAKNVKQMLLDWCRAKTEPYEGVNIQNFSSSWRDGIAFCALVHRFFPDAFEYSILNPNKPRENFLLAFSTAERLAGCPPLLDADDLVRMKEPDWKCVYTYIQEFYRSLVEKGLVKTKKRA; encoded by the exons ATGGAGTCCAAAAAAGATGGTGGATCAGCATCGGTAACAAGTGAAGAACTGGCAGCTATTGAGGATGAAGATGTTCTCAACAAGATG CTGGACAATGCCGCAGATTTTGAAGAGAGGCGAATGATTCGTACCGCATTGAGGGACCtaatgaagaaaaagagag ATAAAcgggagcaggagagagggtCCAGGCAGCAGGACTTGAGGCAGCAGGGTCTGAGCAAAGGAGGGACGACAGGCGGAGCTGTTAGTGTAGGCAGAGCGTCCATGCACCAGCAGCCACCAACGAACA AGGCGTCAAGCCAGCCTTCTCCATCAGCCTCCACGCCTTCAAACAGGACAGCAGGCGG TCAGGCCAGtccctcctctgctgcctcaGCCCAGAaatgtcctcctgctgcagcaccCAACGCTAAGAATGTCAAACAGATGCTTCTTGACTGGTGCAGGGCCAAAACAGAGCCTTATGAG GGGGTGAACATCCAGAACTTCTCCTCAAGTTGGAGAGACGGCATAGCCTTCTGCGCCCTAGTGCACCGGTTCTTTCCTGATGCATTTGAGTACTCCATCCTCAACCCCAACAAGCCCAGGGAAAACTTTTTGCTGGCTTTCAGTACTGCAGA gaggCTGGCTGGCTGCCCCCCTCTGCTGGACGCTGATGACTTAGTCCGGATGAAAGAGCCCGACTGGAAGTGTGTGTACACGTACATCCAGGAGTTCTACCGCTCCCTGGTGGAGAAAGGCCTGGTCAAAACCAAAAAAAGAGCATAG